One Miscanthus floridulus cultivar M001 chromosome 11, ASM1932011v1, whole genome shotgun sequence DNA window includes the following coding sequences:
- the LOC136493895 gene encoding uncharacterized protein — MPIKQAVPLGQIDLPVTFGNPTNYRTETLTFEMVGFYGTYHAILGRPCYAKFKANYTYLKLKMLGPSGVIAIGTSFQHAYECEVKCCKHAATIIASKELAAIKEEVVEEAPDPKRPAESFEPIEGAKEVLIDPSGSEGKVVCIGTTLSSK, encoded by the coding sequence ATGCCTATaaagcaggccgtgccacttgggcagatcgatctgcccgtcaccttcGGGAATCCAACCaactataggacggagacccttaccttcgagatGGTTGGGTTCTAtgggacctaccatgccatcctagggcgtccatgctacgcgaagttcaaggccaactacacctatctgaagttaaAGATGCTAGGTCCAAGTGGGGTCATcgccattggcacctccttccaacacgcctatgagtgcgaggtcaagtgtTGTAAACACGCCGCGACAAttatcgcctccaaagagcttgcagccatcaaggaggaggtcgttgaagaagcacccgaccccaagcggcCGGCCgagtcttttgagcctatagagggtgccaaggaggtcctcatagaccctagcggctCTGAGGGCAAAGTGGTATGCatcggcaccacactttcctctaaatag